The following proteins are encoded in a genomic region of Trypanosoma brucei gambiense DAL972 chromosome 8, complete sequence:
- a CDS encoding protein kinase, putative: MSEIRRPQGGTSTANSSMGLRQTKRNRERSWSISCSDDNEAVPNEVSGRESLLSNPEIAISVGAAAGGSGVASSHNVRPSVIGAGTPSVSRFMPHRMGSCVDGWGAMMTSHHRFRDCRGTAQNSNTSPRPIAYVAERLSAREEEGSSGSFGCSNALVANTGISPAYGKMGWVKDVGSATSTTVDRHLAAPVRHITTTRLTKPSKGHCISFEDVDDAEDALCTTSYFPGRSEESHGTWSTARGEHNAPSFTRGEQLRENQCWYAASGVLDQTPRERKEPLRAHGTGPRGGSSSTSNYTICDDSYASSDEDHTTKVTLRGAAANTASPLPPLPSTQQSSIAFSDDHLFATCQSYCSCASSGGREYILVDDSDSDSSSRAETPATGAAQLVTATANGGGPRDCLAEDLPSPENHTPEPKPSTCPQWKETFSPTGSILDLLFPTERCKPVDLNSFPVMSSTMKVSSAEAVSESTPVDHEFSTLRDTRLVEELRPLFHTTFTRESFYEAVEHVISKKYCLEEGVFWGAFKDVEYVGEGSFGFVWRCRTLRGDVVAVKSCPLSLQSRGSVSDALSTLREVVVMRFLGKHGVPYVLPLHSAFFVQGQECLPPDVAISVKWQGSLVPQGEQLCQAQRILPDGRGDEYGEKWSNSDVNGSLDGGKQGESVRLPRFLTITTEDTTRCDATIFLVTDLCDGDLENFPHNTDAVRDVGFCVGTVLQAMHEFGILHLDVKPSNILYRRKSMCAQEYSQQQYEQTQCTLGTGTQLGSSGRPATEPAALWSQSDSVPGPYIFYLSDFGNCRIVGPKNSDRVKGAIGTYDYMDLRALKHKMCSRATDCYSLGATLYELMYSRRLYPPCQNPKCRSDVDHTQNCYVKAAERAAVMPTLPRHSQELLHMQRLIAGLLELEPTKRLRVDQFMVLLSLYEAAVLSLSTPSQTVTPSFAA, translated from the coding sequence ATGAGTGAAATCAGACGACCACAGGGGGGTACCTCAACAGCGAACTCCTCGATGGGATTACGTCAAACCAAACGGAATCGTGAACGCAGCTGGAGTATCAGTTGCAGTGACGACAATGAAGCCGTACCGAATGAGGTGTCGGGTAGGGAGTCGCTTCTGTCAAATCCAGAAATAGCAATATCAGTAGGAGCTGCAGCAGGTGGAAGCGGTGTTGCATCCTCCCATAATGTGCGGCCATCAGTAATTGGGGCCGGAACTCCTTCAGTATCGAGGTTCATGCCTCATCGCATGGGGTCATGTGTGGACGGCTGGGGTGCTATGATGACCTCACATCACCGGTTCAGAGATTGCAGGGGTACTGCTCAAAACTCTAATACTTCACCCCGCCCCATCGCGTATGTGGCAGAGCGCCTCTCAgcacgtgaggaagaggggagtAGCGGTAGTTTTGGTTGCAGTAACGCTTTAGTCGCCAACACTGGGATTAGTCCTGCATATGGCAAAATGGGCTGGGTGAAGGATGTGGGTAGTGCCACTTCCACCACAGTCGACCGCCATTTAGCTGCCCCTGTCCGGCATATAACAACGACAAGACTCACCAAGCCCTCGAAAGGGCATTGTATTTCCTTCGAAGACGTCGACGATGCTGAGGATGCGCTATGTACGACGTCATATTTTCCGGGGAGGTCAGAGGAATCGCACGGCACTTGGTCTACTGCCAGGGGAGAGCATAATGCACCATCATTCACCCGCGGTGAACAGCTTCGAGAAAACCAGTGTTGGTATGCCGCTTCAGGGGTGCTTGACCAAACGCCTCGCGAGCGCAAAGAACCTCTACGTGCCCATGGAACGGGTCCGCGCGGAGGAAGTTCATCTACAAGCAACTACACTATTTGTGATGATAGCTATGCATCGTCTGATGAAGACCACACCACAAAAGTCACCCTTCGAGGAGCTGCAGCAAATACGGCGTCACCACTACCGCCTCTACCTTCCACGCAACAATCGTCCATTGCATTTTCTGATGATCATCTCTTTGCGACGTGCCAAAGCTATTGCTCATGTGCCAGTAGTGGTGGCAGAGAATACATCCTTGTTGATGACAGTGATAGTGATAGTAGCAGCAGAGCAGAGACACCAGCGACAGGGGCAGCCCAACTCGTCACCGCCACGGCGAATGGAGGAGGTCCGCGCGATTGCCTCGCCGAGGATTTGCCTTCCCCTGAAAACCACACGCCGGAGCCAAAACCATCAACATGTCCCCAATGGAAAGAAACATTTTCACCGACGGGTAGTATATTGGATCTCCTTTTTCCTACTGAACGGTGTAAACCCGTTGATTTGAATAGCTTCCCCGTTATGTCGAGCACAATGAAGGTCAGTAGTGCGGAAGCAGTGAGTGAAAGTACGCCGGTGGATCACGAATTCAGCACTTTGAGAGATACTCGTCTTGTAGAAGAATTGCGTCCGTTATTTCACACAACCTTTACTCGTGAATCGTTTTATGAGGCAGTGGAACACGtcatttcaaaaaaatacTGTCTTGAAGAAGGAGTGTTCTGGGGTGCGTTCAAGGATGTTGAATATGTTGGCGAGGGTAGTTTTGGGTTCGTATGGCGTTGCCGTACGTTAAGAGGAGATGTTGTCGCTGTGAAGTCGTGTCCTTTAAGTTTGCAGAGTCGAGGCAGCGTTAGCGATGCACTTTCTACTTTGCGCGAAGTCGTCGTCATGCGCTTTTTGGGAAAGCACGGAGTACCATACGTTCTTCCCCTCCATAGTGCCTTCTTTGTGCAGGGCCAAGAGTGTCTTCCTCCCGATGTCGCAATCTCCGTGAAATGGCAAGGATCACTTGTCCCACAGGGGGAACAGTTGTGTCAGGCGCAACGAATACTACCTGATGGAAGGGGAGATGAATACGGAGAGAAATGGTCAAACAGTGACGTGAACGGGAGTTTGGATGGGGGTAAACAAGGTGAAAGTGTGAGATTACCCCGGTTTTTGACCATAACCACGGAGGATACGACGCGGTGTGATGCAACCATATTTCTCGTAACAGATTTGTGCGATGGGGACCTGGAAAACTTTCCTCATAACACAGATGCCGTCAGGGACGTTGGCTTTTGCGTTGGTACGGTACTGCAAGCAATGCACGAATTTGGGATCTTGCATCTTGATGTTAAACCAAGTAATATCCTTTACAGACGCAAAAGTATGTGCGCCCAAGAGTATTCCCAACAGCAATATGAACAAACGCAATGTACATTAGGGACGGGGACGCAACTGGGCTCCTCAGGTCGACCGGCCACGGAGCCGGCAGCACTATGGTCACAGAGTGATTCAGTTCCCGgcccatatattttttatctgAGTGACTTTGGTAATTGTCGCATAGTGGGGCCAAAAAATAGTGATAGAGTAAAAGGGGCTATTGGCACCTACGATTATATGGACCTTCGCGCgctcaaacacaaaatgtgtAGCCGCGCCACCGATTGTTACAGCCTTGGGGCGACATTATACGAACTGATGTACTCTCGGCGGTTGTATCCTCCATGCCAAAACCCAAAGTGCCGGTCTGATGTGgaccacacacaaaactgTTACGTAAAGGCTGCTGAACGGGCAGCTGTGATGCCCACGCTTCCGAGACATTCACAAGAACTGCTGCATATGCAGAGACTGATAGCTGGTCTTCTAGAACTAGAACCTACGAAGCGCTTGAGAGTGGATCAGTTTATGGTacttctctctctttatGAGGCTGCAGTCCTTTCCCTGTCGACTCCTTCACAAACTGTTACTCCTTCCTTTGCCGCTTAG
- a CDS encoding nuclear transport factor 2, putative, translating into MSFQEIGTGFIRQYYEFFSKNRTQLAGVYRPTSLMTWVGEQIQGGENIMARFANLSFDEALFKTEDIDCHPSLSGGVLVVVNGEVLLKGESHPLKFNDVFHLAQEGSQWYISNQIFRIVGGGGH; encoded by the coding sequence ATGTCCTTTCAAGAGATTGGAACGGGATTCATCCGTCAGTACTACGAGTTCTTCTCAAAGAACCGCACGCAACTTGCTGGTGTGTATCGCCCAACTTCCCTCATGACTTGGGTTGGTGAGCAAATCCAAGGGGGTGAGAATATTATGGCCCGTTTCGCCAACCTAAGCTTTGATGAAGCACTTTTTAAGACAGAAGATATCGATTGTCACCCATCACTCAGCGGTGGTGTCCTTGTCGTGGTGAATGGTGAAGTACTGCTGAAGGGTGAGAGCCATCCTCTGAAGTTCAATGatgtttttcatttggcCCAGGAAGGAAGTCAGTGGTACATCTCGAACCAAATCTTTCGTATAGTTGGCGGCGGTGGCCACTAA